Below is a genomic region from Deltaproteobacteria bacterium.
CATGGCCTGTCGATAGATTGTCGGCGTGGCGGGTATTATGATCACCCTGACCCCCCTGGCCACCTTTCTTCCCCTCATTATGCCTGCCGCAACCCGCAGGTCCTCAAGACGCCCGTTGGTGCAGGACCCTATGACGACCTGGTCAACAGTGGTGTCGGCGGCCTCACCTACCGCTCTGGCATTTTCCGGCAGATGGGGAAAAGAAACCTGAAGATCGATGTCGGAAGCATCCATTTCTATGGTCGCTTCATATTCCGCCCCGGCGTCAGAGGCGTAAAAGGTATAATCCCTGTCGGCCCTCCGGCTGACGTATTCCCCGGTAACAGTATCGGGGGAAATAATCCCGTTTTTTGCCCCGGCCTCAATGGCCATGTTGCACATGGTAAGCCGATCGGACATTCCAAGATTCTCAATGGTGGTTCCCGTAAATTCCATGGACCTGTATAGTGCGCCGTCAACCCCGATTCTGCCGATGGTGTAGAGTATGAGGTCTTTCCCCCCTACCCACGGCTTCATTGCACCGTTGATGACGAACTTCATGGTGGCGGGTACCTTTAACCACACCTTGCCGCCGATCATCGTGCCGGCCAGATCGGTGCTCCCAACGCCGGTTGAGAAAGCCCCAAGGGCGCCATAGGTGCAGGTATGACTGTCCGCCCCGACAACCAGATCTCCAGGCAACACAAGACCCTGTTCGGGCAGAAGGGCGTGTTCGATCCCCATCTCCCCAAGTTCAAAGTAGTGGCTGATCCCGTAATCCTCGGCGAATTTCCTCATCTCCCTGCACTGCTCCGCGGATTCAATATCCTTGTTGGGAGAGAAGTGATCAGGAACCAGGGCGATCTTGTCCCTGTCGAAAACCTGACGGATCCCACGGTCCCGGAGAATCCTGATTGCAATGGGAGCTGTAATGTCATTACCCAGCGCCAGGTCCACTTCGGCCATTATTATCTCGCCTGGATGCACATCATCCCTGCCCGTATGGGCAGCCAGGATCTTTTCTGTGATGGTCATTGACATGGATAAACCCTCAACTCGCCCAGTTAGGAGCGCGCAGGTCTCAGATTCGAGTAATGAGGCCTGCGCACCAATTTACAGGGTCGGCTTCTCAACGGCCAGGTTGGCCTTCCGGTATTCCATCTTGTTGAGCGCGTTTACGAAGGCCCTGGCCGAAGCCACGATGACATCGGAGGAAGCGCCCTGTCCGGTCACCGTGTTTCCGTTCTCCTTGATTCTGACCGAGACTCCTCCCAGTGCGTCCGCGCCTCCCGTGATGGCTGAGACGGTATATCTCACAAGTTTGGCACGGCTCCCGGCAATTTTTCTGATGGCCTTGAAGGCCGCGTCCACAGCGCCATCACCGAATTCCGCTTTGGCCTTGACCTTTCCGTCTACCTCCAGCTCCACGGTAGCGGAAGGAACGACATTCGTTCCACTGGTAAAGGTAATGCTCAAGAGCTTGAATTTGTCGGGAATGCGGTGGACCTCATCGGCAACGATAGCCTCTATATCCTCATCGAAAACCGTCTTTTTCTTGTCGGCCAGCCGCTTGAAAGCCACGAAGGCTTTCTCCATTTCCTCATCATCAAGGTCCATCCCCAGGGTCTTGATCCTCTCCTTGAAGGCGTGGCGCCCGGAGTGCTTTCCCAGCACCAGGGTGCTTTCTTTAACACCGATGGATTCCGGGGTCATGATCTCGTAGGTCGTCTTCTCTTTCAGTACACCGTCCTGATGTATCCCGGCCTCGTGGGCAAAGGCGTTGGCGCCGACAATGGCCTTGTTCTGCTGAACGAGTATCCCGGTTATGGATGAAACCAGCCGGCTTGACCTGTAGATCTCATGCGTTTTGATGCCGCTGGTAAACCCGAGATGGTCATGGCGGGTTTTTAAAGCCATGACGATCTCCTCCAGGGACGCGTTGCCCGCACGCTCCCCGATACCGTTGATCGTGCATTCCACCTGTCTCGCACCGTTCGCCACCGCCGCAAGGGAATTGGCGACCGCCAGCCCGAGGTCGTTGTGGCAATGGACGGCGAGAACAGCCTGGTTGAAATTGGGAACCCTATCCAGAAGGGCGGCGATGAGCCCCCCGAACTCATCGGGGATGGCATAGCCAACCGTATCGGGGATATTCACCGTCCTCGCTCCCGCTTCGATGACGGCCTGAACCACCTCGCAAAGATAGCTGACGTCGCTCCGGGCGGCGTCCTCCGCGGAGAACTGGACGTTTTCCGTATAGGCGGCGGCATGCCGAACGGCGTCCACCGCAGCCTGTCTGACCTCGTCATGGGTCCTCTGAAGCTTGTACTTGATGTGTATGTCAGAGGTTGCTATGAAGGTGTGAATCCTGGGCTTTTTGGCCGCTTTCAGGGCATCCCATGCCCGGTCGATGTCCTTCCTGCTGGCCCGGCACAGCCCTGCTACCTGCGGCCTTTTAACGGTTGCGGCTACGGCCCTGACCGCCTCAAAATCACCTTCCGACGCGATGGGGAACCCGGCCTCGATTACATCTACGTTCAGCCGGTCGAGCTGTTTGGCAACCTGGATTTTTTCCTTCAGGTTCATTGATGCTCCGGGCGACTGCTCACCGTCCCGCAGCGTGGTATCGAAAATGACAATCCTGTCAGACATCCTGTTCTCTCCTTCCGCCGACTTTTCCCATCCCGGTGTTAAAAGGGATGGAAGAATATGCCGATT
It encodes:
- the leuC gene encoding 3-isopropylmalate dehydratase large subunit; this translates as MSMTITEKILAAHTGRDDVHPGEIIMAEVDLALGNDITAPIAIRILRDRGIRQVFDRDKIALVPDHFSPNKDIESAEQCREMRKFAEDYGISHYFELGEMGIEHALLPEQGLVLPGDLVVGADSHTCTYGALGAFSTGVGSTDLAGTMIGGKVWLKVPATMKFVINGAMKPWVGGKDLILYTIGRIGVDGALYRSMEFTGTTIENLGMSDRLTMCNMAIEAGAKNGIISPDTVTGEYVSRRADRDYTFYASDAGAEYEATIEMDASDIDLQVSFPHLPENARAVGEAADTTVDQVVIGSCTNGRLEDLRVAAGIMRGRKVARGVRVIIIPATPTIYRQAMDEGLFGVFLDAGAVISTPTCGPCLGGHMGVLAEGERAVATTNRNFVGRMGHPKSEVYLAGPAVAAASAVTGTISSPEDL
- a CDS encoding 2-isopropylmalate synthase, with translation MSDRIVIFDTTLRDGEQSPGASMNLKEKIQVAKQLDRLNVDVIEAGFPIASEGDFEAVRAVAATVKRPQVAGLCRASRKDIDRAWDALKAAKKPRIHTFIATSDIHIKYKLQRTHDEVRQAAVDAVRHAAAYTENVQFSAEDAARSDVSYLCEVVQAVIEAGARTVNIPDTVGYAIPDEFGGLIAALLDRVPNFNQAVLAVHCHNDLGLAVANSLAAVANGARQVECTINGIGERAGNASLEEIVMALKTRHDHLGFTSGIKTHEIYRSSRLVSSITGILVQQNKAIVGANAFAHEAGIHQDGVLKEKTTYEIMTPESIGVKESTLVLGKHSGRHAFKERIKTLGMDLDDEEMEKAFVAFKRLADKKKTVFDEDIEAIVADEVHRIPDKFKLLSITFTSGTNVVPSATVELEVDGKVKAKAEFGDGAVDAAFKAIRKIAGSRAKLVRYTVSAITGGADALGGVSVRIKENGNTVTGQGASSDVIVASARAFVNALNKMEYRKANLAVEKPTL